Proteins encoded within one genomic window of Gloeobacter kilaueensis JS1:
- a CDS encoding LCP family protein: MSKTTQPPAGRSSWNSWLLLIAVAIVTCLGVAGGMTLWFSRPFENNQHDKTNALFEAAQLGNDLNILVLGTDVVADRRATASGFKPPTNSFDGRSDTILLAHFNPEQKKVNVLSVPRDTRTEIPGHGEHKINVANVYGGPALAARTVTRLTGAEINRYVRINTLGVIQLIDVLGGVTVYIPRPMKYSDDSQHLYINLPQGWHTLSGLQAQQYMRFREDGLGDIGRVQRQQGVLRALAERAVRPENLLKIGPILDTVKNNIDTNLTVDDIFALAKFATQIDLKQDLRMVMLPGRFSRPDEFEVSYWIPERRKAAHLGEQFFNAPATGSEPTEKTPLLPGQIRLTIQNATGTPGMARKLGHLLQKQGFRSIGYAADRPDPIWRSEIIAQGGNLEAAQLVSDALQVGAISVESTGALDSDVTLRLGKDWLKRRAEQQQSTPQ; the protein is encoded by the coding sequence GTGAGCAAAACAACCCAGCCCCCTGCGGGCCGGTCTTCGTGGAATAGCTGGCTGCTTCTAATCGCTGTGGCGATCGTGACCTGTCTCGGGGTGGCCGGGGGAATGACACTCTGGTTCAGCAGGCCCTTCGAGAACAATCAGCACGACAAGACCAACGCCCTTTTTGAGGCGGCCCAGTTGGGCAACGACCTCAACATTCTGGTGCTGGGGACCGATGTCGTCGCCGACCGTCGGGCCACCGCCAGCGGCTTCAAGCCACCGACCAACTCCTTCGATGGCCGCAGCGACACGATCTTGCTGGCGCACTTCAACCCCGAACAAAAAAAAGTGAACGTGCTTTCGGTGCCCCGCGACACGCGCACCGAGATTCCTGGCCACGGCGAGCACAAGATCAACGTCGCCAACGTCTACGGCGGCCCGGCTCTGGCGGCGCGCACGGTTACCCGGCTCACCGGGGCAGAGATCAACCGCTACGTGCGCATCAACACCCTGGGGGTCATCCAGCTCATCGATGTCCTGGGCGGTGTGACCGTCTACATCCCCCGGCCCATGAAGTACAGCGACGACTCGCAGCACCTCTACATCAACCTGCCCCAGGGCTGGCACACGCTGAGCGGCCTGCAGGCCCAGCAGTACATGCGCTTTCGCGAAGATGGCCTGGGAGACATTGGCCGGGTCCAGCGCCAGCAGGGCGTGCTAAGGGCACTTGCCGAGCGGGCTGTCCGTCCCGAAAATTTGCTCAAGATTGGACCGATCCTCGATACGGTCAAAAACAACATCGACACCAACCTGACGGTCGATGACATCTTTGCCCTGGCCAAATTTGCGACCCAGATCGACCTCAAGCAGGATCTGCGCATGGTGATGCTGCCGGGCCGCTTCAGCCGTCCCGACGAATTCGAGGTCAGTTACTGGATTCCGGAGCGGCGCAAGGCGGCCCACTTAGGCGAGCAGTTCTTCAACGCACCGGCCACCGGCAGCGAGCCCACCGAAAAGACGCCGCTTTTGCCGGGGCAGATTCGCCTCACGATTCAAAATGCCACCGGCACGCCCGGCATGGCCCGCAAGCTCGGGCATCTATTGCAAAAGCAGGGCTTCCGCTCGATCGGCTACGCTGCCGACCGGCCCGATCCGATCTGGCGCAGCGAGATCATCGCCCAGGGGGGCAACCTCGAGGCGGCCCAACTGGTGAGCGACGCGCTGCAGGTGGGGGCGATCAGTGTCGAATCCACCGGTGCCCTCGATTCGGATGTCACCCTCAGGCTGGGCAAGGACTGGCTCAAGCGGCGCGCCGAGCAGCAGCAGAGTACACCGCAGTAG
- the rlmD gene encoding 23S rRNA (uracil(1939)-C(5))-methyltransferase RlmD has product MTAAALQGELVTVEITALAAGGDGIARLPDGRVLFVGDAVPGDRAEVRLVHLKKDCAFGQVRRVLEASPERVTPACPVADRCGSCQWQAVAYPAQLTAKRSQVQDALVHLGGFEDVPVEPVIAQVRPLGYRNKSTFPVGCNRRGEVVIGYYRKDSHQIVPLAACPVQDERLDPLLAAVGDCIRTYGWSIYAEKPHRGLIRHVSLRVGERTGQMLLTFVINGEQLPGIEAAAAHLQEAFPALMGVCVNTNRRRGNTIFGPETRCVAGQGFIEDELEGFRFRIESTTFFQICTSQAERLARLVVEAAAATAQMRVIDAYCGIGTLSLPLARSAHQVIGIESHPRSVEQARINARANNVTNCQFQLGAVEQCLPGLAADILVLDPPRKGCDPAVIETILRLAPLRVVYVSCNPATLARDLRLLVQGGYQLQRVQPVDMFAQTHHIESVATLLRGASF; this is encoded by the coding sequence GTGACGGCTGCCGCACTTCAAGGGGAACTGGTCACGGTCGAAATTACAGCCCTGGCGGCTGGCGGCGACGGGATTGCCCGCTTGCCCGATGGCCGGGTGCTCTTTGTGGGCGACGCCGTACCGGGGGACCGGGCCGAAGTGCGGCTGGTCCACCTTAAAAAAGATTGCGCCTTTGGCCAGGTGCGCCGGGTACTCGAAGCTTCACCCGAACGGGTCACACCGGCCTGTCCGGTGGCGGACCGCTGCGGCAGCTGCCAGTGGCAGGCGGTCGCTTACCCGGCCCAACTCACAGCCAAGCGCTCCCAGGTCCAGGACGCCCTCGTCCATCTGGGCGGCTTTGAAGATGTGCCTGTCGAACCGGTGATAGCCCAGGTTCGTCCTCTGGGCTACCGCAACAAATCGACCTTTCCGGTGGGCTGCAACCGGCGGGGGGAGGTGGTGATCGGCTACTACCGCAAGGATTCCCACCAGATCGTGCCCCTTGCGGCCTGTCCGGTTCAAGACGAGCGGCTCGATCCGCTACTGGCTGCGGTGGGCGATTGCATCCGGACTTACGGCTGGAGCATCTACGCCGAAAAACCGCACCGGGGGCTTATCCGCCACGTGAGCCTGCGCGTGGGCGAACGCACCGGCCAGATGCTGCTCACTTTTGTGATCAACGGCGAGCAGTTGCCGGGCATCGAGGCCGCCGCCGCCCACTTACAAGAAGCGTTCCCGGCCCTGATGGGCGTCTGCGTCAACACCAACCGCCGGCGCGGCAACACGATCTTTGGCCCCGAGACGCGCTGCGTCGCCGGTCAGGGTTTTATCGAGGACGAACTGGAGGGCTTTCGCTTCCGGATCGAAAGCACGACTTTTTTTCAGATCTGCACCAGCCAGGCGGAGCGGTTGGCCCGGCTGGTGGTCGAGGCCGCAGCAGCAACAGCGCAGATGCGCGTCATCGATGCCTACTGCGGCATCGGCACGTTGAGCCTGCCCCTGGCGCGAAGCGCCCATCAGGTGATCGGTATCGAAAGCCACCCGCGCTCGGTGGAGCAGGCCCGGATCAACGCCCGCGCCAACAATGTCACCAACTGCCAGTTCCAGTTAGGCGCGGTCGAGCAGTGCCTGCCGGGCCTGGCAGCGGATATTCTCGTTCTTGACCCCCCGCGCAAGGGCTGCGACCCGGCGGTGATCGAGACGATCTTGCGCCTCGCCCCACTGCGCGTCGTCTACGTGAGCTGCAACCCGGCCACCCTGGCGCGGGATCTGCGCCTCCTCGTCCAGGGCGGCTACCAGCTCCAGCGGGTGCAGCCGGTGGACATGTTTGCCCAGACGCACCACATCGAGAGCGTCGCCACGCTGCTCAGGGGCGCAAGCTTCTAA
- a CDS encoding DUF2839 domain-containing protein encodes MGESKRRKSEMGALYGNPDKESIFRGVPITKEQGRSIYKFMITGTWICIGALAVLWGVVRLGLAMKWWGAS; translated from the coding sequence ATGGGCGAGAGCAAGCGGCGCAAGAGCGAGATGGGCGCGCTCTACGGCAACCCCGACAAAGAAAGCATCTTTCGAGGCGTCCCGATCACCAAAGAGCAGGGCCGCTCGATCTACAAGTTCATGATCACGGGCACCTGGATCTGCATCGGTGCCCTCGCCGTGCTCTGGGGTGTGGTCCGCCTCGGCCTGGCGATGAAGTGGTGGGGCGCGTCCTAG
- a CDS encoding sensor histidine kinase — MSRFTSTIEKLFYTAIQWSLKHQLQAIAIILLGVIIPIGTLDILQYRAMVQYEEQGTAALKAQMQYLIGRTIAGAYFSYYQSYSPIFHAYDTSRHSLLFSGKPGIARQIIDILQKKNNEMIVQDKGRQPHKDERLALFMFAREADKNWQLSFARDSNTSPLREAAVRRAEAHFFTLSPRRQDTGFQFFYDQPTGLLMLMHTMSPVPLRGEDVVAPPRPIRAVMGVSLDKKEVTESLKYLLNRSMDKPTAFNTSPVDAALTGPSYYFQIKDERGKVLYEHPRWRQNVDCDDFIRVDFAITPEQRFLSGWHVSAITQSNLRQATRRSQAQILIANGVVGLLIGALLVVLFRAGLVAVKVSELQTDIVAGVSHDLKTPLAGIIASAQLLSSGRARGEQETREFSGYILSEARRLTSVVEKVLTMAKLESRQLLMKPTAINVTELVNHGISLAQTAFPEAIIARGEMASGEIYGDCNALTTVLVNLIDNAVRYSGDHQPWVRVQTYWSGFGEKRVLQLLVEDRGVGIPAEEQPFIFQKFYRVRNGLVCDTEGTGLGLAIASQIVGAHKGQILVESRVGIGTTFTVKIPYEQPHFGR, encoded by the coding sequence ATGAGCAGGTTCACTTCGACGATCGAAAAGCTTTTCTATACAGCTATCCAGTGGAGTTTGAAGCACCAGCTGCAGGCGATAGCGATCATCTTGCTGGGCGTGATTATTCCGATCGGTACGCTGGATATTTTGCAGTACCGGGCGATGGTCCAGTACGAGGAGCAGGGCACCGCCGCCTTAAAAGCCCAGATGCAGTATCTGATTGGCCGGACGATCGCCGGAGCCTACTTCAGCTATTACCAGTCGTACTCGCCCATCTTCCACGCCTACGACACGAGCAGACATTCGCTCTTGTTCAGCGGCAAGCCCGGCATCGCCCGCCAGATCATCGACATTCTCCAAAAGAAAAACAACGAGATGATCGTCCAGGACAAGGGCCGGCAACCCCACAAGGACGAACGGCTGGCCCTGTTCATGTTTGCCCGCGAGGCGGATAAAAACTGGCAGCTCTCCTTTGCCCGCGATTCTAATACCAGCCCCCTGCGGGAAGCGGCGGTCCGCCGGGCGGAAGCGCACTTTTTTACCCTCTCGCCCCGCCGGCAGGACACGGGCTTTCAGTTTTTTTACGACCAGCCCACCGGCCTGCTGATGCTGATGCACACGATGTCCCCGGTGCCGTTGCGCGGCGAGGATGTCGTCGCGCCTCCCCGGCCCATCCGGGCGGTGATGGGCGTCAGCCTCGACAAAAAGGAGGTGACCGAGTCGCTCAAGTACCTCCTCAACCGCTCGATGGACAAGCCCACCGCCTTCAACACGTCTCCCGTCGATGCCGCGCTCACCGGCCCTTCTTACTACTTTCAAATTAAAGACGAGCGGGGCAAGGTGCTCTACGAACACCCGCGCTGGCGTCAGAACGTGGATTGCGACGACTTTATCCGGGTCGATTTTGCGATCACCCCCGAGCAGCGCTTCTTGAGTGGCTGGCACGTCTCGGCGATTACCCAGAGCAACCTGCGCCAGGCGACGCGGCGCAGCCAGGCGCAAATTTTGATCGCCAACGGCGTCGTCGGTCTGCTCATCGGGGCGCTGCTGGTGGTGCTCTTCCGGGCCGGACTGGTGGCCGTCAAGGTCTCCGAGTTGCAGACCGACATCGTGGCGGGCGTCTCCCACGATCTCAAGACGCCCCTGGCGGGGATCATCGCCTCCGCTCAGTTGCTCAGTTCCGGTCGGGCCAGAGGCGAGCAGGAAACGCGAGAATTTTCGGGCTACATCCTCTCGGAGGCGCGGCGGCTGACCTCCGTCGTCGAGAAGGTGCTGACGATGGCCAAGCTCGAATCGCGCCAGCTACTGATGAAGCCGACGGCGATCAACGTCACCGAACTGGTCAACCATGGGATCAGCCTCGCCCAGACGGCGTTTCCCGAAGCGATCATCGCCAGAGGCGAGATGGCAAGTGGTGAAATCTACGGCGACTGCAACGCCCTCACGACGGTGCTGGTCAACTTGATCGACAACGCCGTGCGCTACTCGGGCGACCACCAGCCCTGGGTGCGGGTGCAGACCTACTGGAGCGGCTTTGGCGAAAAGCGGGTGCTGCAACTTTTGGTCGAGGACCGGGGGGTAGGAATCCCGGCGGAGGAGCAGCCGTTTATCTTTCAAAAATTCTACCGGGTGCGCAACGGCCTGGTCTGCGACACCGAAGGCACCGGTCTGGGGCTTGCCATCGCTTCGCAGATCGTCGGTGCCCACAAGGGACAGATCCTGGTCGAAAGCCGCGTCGGCATCGGCACTACATTCACCGTAAAGATCCCCTATGAGCAACCCCATTTTGGTCGTTGA
- a CDS encoding response regulator transcription factor encodes MSNPILVVEDDETLAQVLRKTLESEGYTVRLARDGRAALELGHEPGLQMIILDLMLPRMSGLEVCQRLRQDNISTPIIMLTARGLDTDKVFGLRLGADDYLSKPFNIDELLARIEAVLRRSTHSKPSQQVSVGDLHIDFQRMGVSKNGTRLDLSSREFQVLECLFRSAGQTVDREKIYQEVWGYDTAVTNRTIDFHIARLRAKIEDNPKEPRYILTVHGSGYRFVVPES; translated from the coding sequence ATGAGCAACCCCATTTTGGTCGTTGAGGACGATGAGACCCTGGCCCAGGTGCTGCGCAAGACCCTCGAATCGGAGGGCTACACCGTCCGGCTCGCCCGCGATGGCCGCGCTGCCCTCGAACTCGGCCACGAGCCGGGACTGCAGATGATCATCCTCGATCTGATGCTGCCGCGCATGAGCGGGCTGGAAGTCTGCCAGCGGCTGCGCCAGGACAACATCAGCACGCCGATCATCATGCTGACCGCCCGTGGCCTCGACACCGATAAGGTCTTTGGCCTCCGGCTCGGAGCGGACGATTACCTGAGTAAACCCTTCAACATCGACGAATTGCTCGCCCGCATCGAGGCCGTCCTGCGCCGCAGCACCCACAGCAAACCCTCCCAGCAGGTCAGCGTCGGCGACCTGCACATCGACTTTCAGCGCATGGGTGTCAGCAAAAACGGCACCAGGCTCGATCTGTCCTCGCGCGAATTTCAGGTGCTGGAGTGCCTGTTCCGCAGCGCCGGTCAGACGGTGGACCGTGAAAAGATCTATCAAGAAGTCTGGGGCTACGATACAGCCGTCACCAACCGGACCATCGACTTTCATATCGCCCGGCTGCGGGCCAAGATCGAGGACAACCCCAAAGAACCCCGCTATATCCTCACCGTCCACGGCTCCGGCTACCGCTTCGTCGTGCCCGAATCTTGA
- a CDS encoding branched-chain amino acid ABC transporter substrate-binding protein produces the protein MERRQAGFSLVALGLLLFLGGCAGERKLQVGFAGPLSGPVSPVGEDALAAARLAVDEANRRGGIKGATVELVAVDDEAKPQTAVAVAQKLVDTPEVLGVIGHLNSGCSLPASGIYHKAELAMISPGTVNYQLTEQGFANVFRVVGRDDVQGAQIARFIARELRADNVAIVHDRTAYGEGLAEFVRQNLERQFVKVSAFEGINVGDKDFRALLTRTIARKPDVLFFGGLFTEAGLIGSQARALGFKGDFVSGAGAKEQGLIDLLGKRSERTYLSGLALENGNNFSARYQKTYGHPAGPFAPYTYDATRVLLAAIAATPGKELPDRQAVVAAVARTHDFAGLGGPISFDRKGDVLRAPFAFFTIEAGHFVPYGDSAP, from the coding sequence GTGGAGAGACGACAAGCTGGCTTCAGTCTGGTTGCCCTTGGCCTGCTGCTGTTTCTGGGCGGCTGTGCCGGTGAGCGCAAATTACAGGTAGGCTTCGCCGGGCCGCTCTCTGGGCCCGTTTCACCGGTGGGCGAGGACGCCCTGGCAGCGGCCCGGCTGGCGGTGGACGAGGCCAACCGCCGGGGCGGCATCAAGGGGGCCACAGTCGAGCTAGTAGCAGTCGATGACGAGGCAAAACCGCAGACGGCGGTAGCCGTCGCCCAAAAACTCGTCGATACGCCGGAGGTGCTGGGGGTGATTGGCCACCTCAACTCGGGCTGTTCGCTCCCGGCCTCCGGGATCTACCACAAGGCAGAGCTGGCGATGATTTCTCCCGGCACGGTCAACTACCAGCTCACCGAGCAGGGCTTCGCCAACGTCTTTCGGGTGGTGGGGCGCGACGATGTGCAGGGGGCGCAGATCGCCCGCTTCATCGCCCGCGAACTGCGCGCCGACAACGTCGCCATCGTTCATGACAGGACGGCCTACGGCGAAGGGCTGGCCGAATTCGTCCGCCAGAACCTCGAGCGCCAGTTCGTCAAAGTTTCTGCCTTCGAGGGGATCAACGTCGGCGACAAAGATTTTCGGGCTCTGCTCACCCGGACGATCGCCCGCAAACCGGATGTGCTCTTCTTTGGCGGCCTCTTTACCGAGGCGGGGCTCATCGGTTCCCAGGCCCGCGCCCTGGGTTTTAAGGGTGATTTTGTCAGCGGTGCCGGAGCCAAAGAGCAGGGGCTCATCGACCTGTTGGGCAAAAGGAGCGAACGGACCTATCTGAGCGGTCTTGCGCTTGAGAACGGCAACAACTTCAGCGCCCGCTATCAAAAAACCTACGGCCATCCCGCCGGTCCCTTCGCCCCTTACACCTACGACGCCACCCGCGTTCTGCTTGCGGCAATTGCCGCGACACCGGGCAAAGAATTGCCGGACCGGCAGGCGGTGGTCGCCGCCGTCGCAAGGACCCACGACTTTGCCGGTCTCGGAGGGCCCATCAGCTTCGATCGCAAGGGCGATGTGCTCAGAGCACCCTTCGCCTTCTTTACGATCGAAGCCGGCCACTTCGTGCCCTACGGCGACAGCGCGCCCTAG
- a CDS encoding Spy/CpxP family protein refolding chaperone: protein MKRPIALLAALAVLASGPAAFAQTPEAAPTEAHHPKHGSPRWLSQLNLTDTQKQQIEQIWTASREQNRPLMQQMRSLMEQQRAAREAGDVSKSQAIEAQIVGLQPQLKQAHEQTEQKILAVLTPEQQQQYQQLKNQRKPRPVA, encoded by the coding sequence ATGAAGCGACCGATTGCCCTACTTGCCGCTCTGGCAGTCCTTGCCAGTGGGCCTGCAGCCTTTGCTCAGACACCGGAGGCGGCTCCGACCGAGGCGCACCACCCCAAGCACGGCAGCCCCCGCTGGCTGAGCCAGCTCAACCTCACCGACACCCAAAAGCAGCAGATCGAGCAGATCTGGACGGCCAGCCGCGAGCAGAACCGGCCCCTGATGCAGCAGATGCGCAGTCTGATGGAGCAGCAGCGCGCCGCCCGCGAGGCCGGCGATGTCTCGAAGTCCCAGGCGATCGAGGCGCAGATCGTCGGTCTGCAGCCGCAACTCAAGCAGGCCCACGAGCAGACCGAGCAGAAGATCCTGGCGGTCCTGACCCCCGAACAGCAGCAGCAGTACCAGCAGCTCAAAAACCAGCGCAAGCCCCGACCGGTGGCTTAA
- a CDS encoding phycobilisome linker polypeptide — translation MSRYFKVTACIPSLKRVRTGRELQNTFFTKLVPYENWFGEQQRIQKAGGKVLKVELFTGSQGANVGV, via the coding sequence ATGAGCCGTTATTTCAAAGTCACCGCCTGCATCCCCAGCCTCAAGCGGGTGCGCACTGGCCGCGAACTGCAGAACACCTTCTTTACCAAGCTCGTGCCCTACGAGAACTGGTTCGGTGAGCAGCAGCGCATTCAAAAAGCCGGGGGCAAAGTTCTGAAGGTCGAACTTTTTACCGGCAGCCAGGGGGCCAACGTCGGAGTCTAG
- the apcB gene encoding allophycocyanin subunit beta, translating into MQDAITAVINNYDVQGKYLDGAALDKLKAYFSTGATRVRAAAVISSNATTIIKEAAAKALIYSDLTRPGGNMYTTRRYAACIRDMDYFLRYATYAMLAGDPSILDERVLNGLKETYNSLGVPIAATVGGIQAMKEVVGGLVGPDAAKEAGVYFDYLASGLS; encoded by the coding sequence ATGCAAGACGCAATTACCGCTGTCATCAACAACTACGACGTCCAGGGCAAGTACCTCGACGGCGCTGCCCTCGACAAGCTCAAGGCTTACTTCTCCACCGGGGCGACCCGCGTGCGCGCCGCTGCGGTCATCTCCTCCAACGCGACGACGATCATCAAAGAAGCGGCTGCCAAGGCGCTCATCTACTCCGATCTGACCCGTCCGGGCGGCAACATGTACACCACCCGCCGCTACGCCGCCTGCATCCGCGACATGGACTACTTCCTGCGCTATGCCACCTACGCGATGCTTGCCGGCGATCCGTCCATCCTCGACGAGCGCGTGCTCAACGGCCTCAAGGAGACCTACAACTCCCTGGGCGTGCCGATCGCTGCGACCGTCGGCGGCATCCAGGCGATGAAGGAAGTGGTCGGTGGCCTGGTGGGCCCTGACGCCGCCAAGGAAGCGGGTGTCTACTTCGACTATCTCGCCTCGGGCTTGAGCTAG
- the apcA gene encoding allophycocyanin subunit alpha — protein sequence MSVLTKAIVSADAEARYLSPGELDRIKSFVASGERRLRIAQTLTEARERIVKQAGDQLFQKRPDVVSPGGNAYGEKMTALCLRDLDYYLRLITYGIVAGDVTPIEEIGVIGVKEMYNSLQTPIPAVAEGVRAMKSVATSLLSGEDSAEAGFYFDYLVGAMQ from the coding sequence ATGAGCGTTCTTACCAAAGCGATTGTCAGCGCTGATGCCGAGGCGCGCTATCTGAGCCCCGGCGAACTCGATCGCATCAAGTCCTTCGTCGCTTCTGGTGAACGGCGTCTGCGCATCGCCCAAACCCTGACCGAAGCTCGCGAGCGCATCGTCAAGCAAGCAGGCGATCAGCTGTTCCAGAAGCGTCCCGATGTCGTCAGCCCCGGCGGCAACGCCTACGGCGAGAAGATGACTGCCCTCTGCCTGCGCGACCTCGATTACTACCTGCGGCTCATCACCTACGGCATCGTCGCCGGCGATGTCACCCCGATCGAGGAAATCGGCGTAATCGGTGTCAAGGAGATGTACAACTCCCTGCAGACTCCCATCCCGGCGGTTGCCGAGGGTGTGCGCGCCATGAAGAGCGTTGCCACCAGCCTGCTCTCCGGCGAAGACTCTGCCGAGGCCGGTTTCTACTTCGATTACCTCGTTGGTGCGATGCAGTAA